The Chamaesiphon minutus PCC 6605 DNA window TTGAGCGTTTTATTCAGCGCGTGACCCATATGCAGCGAGCCATTAGCGTATGGAGGGCCATCGTGCAGCACAAAAATCTCGCCAGGGTTGGACTGTGACAGTCGTTCAAAAATTTGCTCGTCTGCCCAGAATTTTTGCAGTTCGGGTTCGCGAATGACAGCGTTAGCGCGCATGTCAAACTTAGTCTGGGGTAGGTTTACCGTATTTTTGTAACTTCCTGGTGCTGTCACAGTAGTAAATGCTCGATTGTTTGTATCCGTATATTATAGGCTTACAGGTGGAGGTATGGCCGATTCGATCGCTAGTCTTTAAAGGACACTATCTGCTTGCGACCAGGTAAACCGAAAAGTCGTCCCTCGACCGAGTTCGGATTCAATTGCGATCTCGCCACCATGACTGTGGACGAGCTTTTTGACAATCGATAATCCGATCCCGGTATTTTCCTGTCGGTCTCGCTCGACTAAAGTTTGGAAAATATCAAACACCCGATCGAAATCGGCTGCGGGAATGCCTGGGCCATCATCTGTCACCGCAAATTTCCACAAATCTGCTTGAAGCTGGGCGGTAATCTGAATGTGTCCATCAGTGCGGTCGTGATGTTTGTAAGCATTACCGATTAAATTAGCAAAGACTTGGCTTAGAAGTAAGCGATTAGTGACGATCGGCGGTAGATTTGTGGGTAAATCGATCCTAAAACTGTCCGAAATGTTCAGAGAATCGATAATTTCTGCTAATAAATCCTCAATCGCAAAAGTTGTCAAACTTACCTCAGTCTGACCGACACGGGCGTAATCGAGCAAACCATCGATTAAAGATGTCATCCGGACTACCCGCGATCGCATTAAGTTTAGGTAATTTTGGGTTTCAGCACCAATTTTTTCAGCCAGACTCTCTTCAATCCATTCCGAGAGATTGGCAATTCCGCGCAGGGGTGCTTTGAGATCGTGAGAAACAATATAAGCAAACTGGTCTAATTCTTGATTGCGTCGTTCGAGTAGGGCAGTGGTTTTGGCAAGTTTGAGCGTCTGCTCTTGGAGAGAAAGTTCGGTCTGCTTGCGCTCTGTAACCTCACAGATGATGCCAAGCATTCGATCGGCCCGATCGTTGTTGTAGTAAGATCTACCAAATGCGTCGAGCCAGTGGATACTACCATCTGGCCAAATTACTCTGTACTGTGTTACAAAATCACTGTGAGTAGTAACTGCCAGTTCGAGTGCTGCTTTGACTGCGGGCAAATCTTCAGGATGAACTCGTCGTTCCCAATCTGCATATGAGTACTCCGCCGCGCTGAATGTATAGCCCAGCATCTTCGCATGATAGTCATTCCAGACCAATTTTTTGGTGACTAAGTTCCAGTCAAAAACACCCATTCGCGCAGCATCGGTCGCTAGTGTCATCCGTTCGGCCAAATTTCTAGTCAAAAGCATCGCGGCTTCTAGTTCTAGCGTCCGTGCAGCCACCCGTGCTTCTAGTTCGTCATTAACTTGTTGAAGTTGGGCTTCAACTAACTCACGAGCGCGGATTTGCTGCTCTAGTGCCTGATTTGTCGCTGCTAACTGCGCTGGACTCGGCAGCAGCAAAGCTTGTGGAATCAATTTCACCAATACTAGGGCAGTATAAGCAGAAACGATACCAGTAGCAGCTTTCACAGTGCCGGAGAGCCAGTATACTGGATGCCACAGCGTCCAGACCTCTAACAGGTGAGTAGTCCCGCACAGAATAATAAATGCCCCAAATAGATTAAAAATCCAATTAAAGGGTAGATCTTCGCGTTTTTCAACGAAATGAAATAAAGTCAATGGAATCGAAAAATAGGCAATCGCGGTCGTTAGATCCGATATCAGATGTAATCCTACTAATTCGGTTTTCCACAGGTAACAATGTCCGTGGGGAATAAAAAATTCTGACATCAATAGGTGTGTGAAATATTCCATTATCGATTTAGATATATGTATCTCCGCTGATTTACTTAGATGAAAAATCTACTTCAGCACGACGAAACTATCGAAAGTGACTGCGAACGCTCCAATATTAAAACATTTAATGTTAGGGCAAAACATTATACTTAAAATGCATTCGTGACAAGTTAAGAAAATCAGAGATTTGTCAAAAGGGTAATAAAAAGATGCCAAACTGTTTCTAGTCAAGAGTTTGAGGGAATAGAGGCCTGATGACCAGCCGCCGAAGAAGTAACCGCGACCACGCCAAAAAGAACCACCAACCAGGTGTGGAAGATGAGATCATCGCCGCTCAAGTAGAGGCTTTATTGACACCAGCAATTTTCAATCAAAGTCATTACTACCGACAATTAGGGCTGAGAAATCGGCTGTTAAATTTACCCTTGATGATGGCAGCAGTGCTGACGCTACTGTGGCGGAATGTGCCAGGAGTCAGAGAACTAAGCCGAATGTTAGGGCGAGAAGGATTTTTGTGGTGTGAGCCAACACAAGTAAGTCAACAGGCGATTGCACAAAGATTTCTGACCTTTCCATCTGAGTTATTTGAGAGAGTGTTTAAGGAATTACTGCCAGAATTTAGAGTGAAGTGGCACCAGAGAAAACAGCGATTGTTGCCACAAAGCATTGAATTTGCTCAAGCAAAATTTGAGCGGATTTGGGCATGTGATGGCTCCACATTGGAAGCGATATTCAAGAAATTAGATAGCTTATCTGATGTGCCAATCGGACAACTAGCGGGAAAAATGGGAGTAGTCATAGATTTGGTGACGAGATTGCCGATTGAAATCTGGTTTAGAGAAAATCCCAAAGCTTCAGATGTTAATTTTGAGAAAGATATCCTGAATTTAGTAACATCGGGCACTTTATTGCTCTTGGATCGAGGCTTCTATCATTTCCAATTTTGGCAAGAATTAATTAACAGAGATATTCATTTTATTACTCGATTAAAAAAAGGTGCATCGCTACAGATAGAGCGAGTATTTAGCAATAGTTATAGTATCCGTGACCGAATAGTGCGGATGGGGTCTGGCACCAAAAAGACTCCATATATAACTGTAAGATTAGTCGAAATTAAAGTGGGTAAAGTCTGGTATTCTTATCTAACTAGTGTACTCGACCCATTGAATCTTCCTCCCTATGTAGTCGCCGATTTGTACGGAAGACGGTGGCGAATTGAAGAGGCTTTTAATACTGTTAAACGATTGCTCGGGTTGAGTTATTTATGGACTGGTTCAGTTAATGGAATTAAATTACAGATGTGGGGGACTTGGCTGTTTTATGCAGTTCTAGTCGATTTAGGTGATGCTGTAGCTGATGAATTATCTCTCCCATTCGACCGCATTTCTTTAGAGATGATTTATCGAGGTCTTTATCACTTTCATGTAGCTCATCATAAAGGTTTAGCTGCCAATCCAGTCACCTATTTTGCTGCCCCAGAGAATCAAGATTTAGGTATTGTTAAAACTGTTCGTAAACCTAATGTTAAGTTAATTATTGCACCTTTTCCTGATTCTATGAGTCGAACAGACAATTTTTTCTTCGACTCATCGCCTCAAGCCCGCTTGACAAGTGCGATCGCTTCTTAACTTGTCACTAATGCTTAAAATGTATCGAGCATGTCAGCCAAAAATTTCTAAATTAAGTCATTACTATCGAGCAAACTTAATTTGCTGACTTGTAGCTCAATTGTCCGCCCACTAAGTAAATACACCACTCATCATTCCACAGACGCCATTTGAGACCGATCGCCTAACTCTTGCCAGAAGCTAGTTTAGTTTCAGCAAAATCATCAATTGAGGCTTAAATGCTGTCTCAGTCAAGTTTCTAGACAAAACCTCAACTAAGCTCTATACATTATGGGATACTAATAATTATGTTCTCTCTATCTTTTGGCTGATTGCACCAGATGCTTCGATCGGCTGAGGGTGCAAGCTGTGAGTACAGTGAAATGTTTCTGCACTCTGTCGATCGAAATTAAGTACCATTCGAGACGATCGATGGTGCCAGGACTTGCTATCAGTTATTTACAGATGTCCTAGCCAATATTGTATTCCAATCTCGATCGTATCCCAATTGATGGAATCTTGGTGGAATTAACTAACCCAGAAGAGAGCGATCGCCAACCAATATATAAACTGTCACAAACTGCGCTTTTTACCGATCGAGATCGTGGTCGAATATATTTAAGCTGCCCTGACATTTCGATCGCATACTAGATTTCTGGAAAAGGGGGAGCGGTGAGGCAGTAAGTAAATTTGTCGGACAACCCACAATCTACAATTTCGCGGACATATGTTACCAACCAAATTTCGTCGCCAATTAAGACGTGAAGCCGATTTATGGGCGCAAGAAGGTTTAATCGATCGCGCTATACACGATCGAATCGCCCAGAGGTACCAATTTTCAGATCTAGATGTCGAATCTCGCAATAGTTTGATTACCTTATTAATGGGTTTGGGTTGCGTACTAATTGGGATCGG harbors:
- a CDS encoding sensor histidine kinase, which produces MEYFTHLLMSEFFIPHGHCYLWKTELVGLHLISDLTTAIAYFSIPLTLFHFVEKREDLPFNWIFNLFGAFIILCGTTHLLEVWTLWHPVYWLSGTVKAATGIVSAYTALVLVKLIPQALLLPSPAQLAATNQALEQQIRARELVEAQLQQVNDELEARVAARTLELEAAMLLTRNLAERMTLATDAARMGVFDWNLVTKKLVWNDYHAKMLGYTFSAAEYSYADWERRVHPEDLPAVKAALELAVTTHSDFVTQYRVIWPDGSIHWLDAFGRSYYNNDRADRMLGIICEVTERKQTELSLQEQTLKLAKTTALLERRNQELDQFAYIVSHDLKAPLRGIANLSEWIEESLAEKIGAETQNYLNLMRSRVVRMTSLIDGLLDYARVGQTEVSLTTFAIEDLLAEIIDSLNISDSFRIDLPTNLPPIVTNRLLLSQVFANLIGNAYKHHDRTDGHIQITAQLQADLWKFAVTDDGPGIPAADFDRVFDIFQTLVERDRQENTGIGLSIVKKLVHSHGGEIAIESELGRGTTFRFTWSQADSVL
- a CDS encoding IS4 family transposase — translated: MTSRRRSNRDHAKKNHQPGVEDEIIAAQVEALLTPAIFNQSHYYRQLGLRNRLLNLPLMMAAVLTLLWRNVPGVRELSRMLGREGFLWCEPTQVSQQAIAQRFLTFPSELFERVFKELLPEFRVKWHQRKQRLLPQSIEFAQAKFERIWACDGSTLEAIFKKLDSLSDVPIGQLAGKMGVVIDLVTRLPIEIWFRENPKASDVNFEKDILNLVTSGTLLLLDRGFYHFQFWQELINRDIHFITRLKKGASLQIERVFSNSYSIRDRIVRMGSGTKKTPYITVRLVEIKVGKVWYSYLTSVLDPLNLPPYVVADLYGRRWRIEEAFNTVKRLLGLSYLWTGSVNGIKLQMWGTWLFYAVLVDLGDAVADELSLPFDRISLEMIYRGLYHFHVAHHKGLAANPVTYFAAPENQDLGIVKTVRKPNVKLIIAPFPDSMSRTDNFFFDSSPQARLTSAIAS